In the genome of Leptospira inadai serovar Lyme str. 10, one region contains:
- a CDS encoding TIGR02206 family membrane protein gives MKPIIGSLEHYIILIITVFLSVLSIWIAKSVQKKETVNRIGSGIAAVLVLNALVYVLYRIGKGYWDLRYDLPMEFCDWAMIATTLALITRKRTVSELSYFWVLGGSIQAAITPNLQFNFPHAYFFLFFIGHSGLIIAALYLVFGLKLYPRKGSIGRVFLYSQIYFIVALLLDFRLDTNYGFLRYKPANGSFLDYLGEWPFYLLSLQILGIGVILLLYFPFYIRRTNRDAIRKKIVHGFGFLNAGSPRIR, from the coding sequence ATGAAACCGATAATCGGGTCCTTGGAACATTACATTATCTTAATAATTACGGTTTTTTTATCCGTTTTGTCGATTTGGATCGCAAAATCCGTACAAAAAAAGGAAACGGTCAACCGGATCGGCTCTGGAATTGCGGCCGTACTGGTACTGAATGCGTTGGTGTACGTCCTGTATAGAATCGGCAAGGGATATTGGGATCTCCGGTATGATCTTCCGATGGAGTTTTGCGATTGGGCAATGATCGCAACCACGTTAGCGCTGATTACTCGCAAAAGGACTGTCTCCGAGCTTTCTTACTTTTGGGTTTTAGGCGGATCTATACAGGCGGCAATTACTCCGAATTTGCAGTTTAATTTCCCGCACGCTTACTTCTTCTTATTCTTCATCGGACATTCCGGATTGATTATTGCCGCCTTATATTTGGTTTTCGGTCTTAAATTATACCCGCGGAAAGGATCCATTGGGCGAGTATTTCTATACAGTCAAATATACTTTATCGTCGCTTTACTTTTGGATTTCCGACTCGATACAAATTACGGTTTTCTAAGATATAAACCGGCCAACGGATCATTCTTGGATTATTTAGGAGAATGGCCTTTCTATTTGCTATCGCTTCAGATCCTAGGAATCGGAGTCATCCTATTATTATACTTCCCTTTCTATATCCGAAGAACGAACCGGGATGCAATACGGAAAAAAATCGTTCATGGATTCGGTTTCCTGAACGCCGGAAGCCCGCGAATCCGTTAA
- a CDS encoding polyamine aminopropyltransferase: MQRALLVSVLILSSCGLVYELLAGTVASYLLGETVTQFSLVIGVYLFSMGIGSWLSRYLLNDLVPKFLEVELALGLLGGSSAALLFLSFGHTRIFQIPLFAIVVVVGILVGMEIPLLLRILQKKLGFRDLVSKVLSLDYAGALLASLAFPIFFAPKLGMVRTSFFFGILNAGTALWGTWMLPLSEREKNLLRSKSVIVLTFLSLGLAFAESITTYSEENLYTDEIVYSKQTRFQKIIVTRYKSELRLFLNGHLQFSSRDEYRYHEVLVHPAMLSHPNPKRILVLGGGDGLAVREILKYPNVQNVTLVDLDPEMTKLFAQQSLLTQINRSSLTDPRVKIQNADAFLWLEESGETFDVVLIDFPDPSNFSIGKLYTTAFYKSLKRRLNPLSIVEIQSTSPLFARMSFWCIEATLRESGFKTRPLHVYVPSFGEWGFVLAGTRQLPDYKRDLPKELRFLNITELETLSDFPEDMSRLPVETNRLDNQSLVRYYDQEWNRLLD; the protein is encoded by the coding sequence CTGCAACGGGCGCTATTAGTTTCCGTATTAATCCTTTCTTCTTGCGGTCTCGTTTACGAACTTTTAGCCGGGACCGTCGCAAGTTACCTCCTCGGAGAAACGGTCACTCAGTTCTCCCTAGTCATCGGTGTTTATTTATTTTCCATGGGTATCGGAAGCTGGCTCTCCCGGTATCTTTTGAACGACCTTGTGCCCAAATTTCTCGAAGTCGAACTCGCCTTAGGATTATTAGGCGGATCGAGCGCCGCATTGCTATTCCTAAGCTTTGGACATACTCGAATCTTTCAAATCCCTCTCTTCGCGATCGTGGTCGTAGTGGGAATTCTAGTCGGCATGGAAATTCCTTTGCTGCTTCGCATTCTGCAAAAGAAACTCGGTTTCCGGGATTTAGTCTCCAAGGTCTTGAGCCTGGATTATGCGGGCGCCCTCCTCGCATCCTTGGCCTTTCCGATTTTCTTTGCCCCCAAATTAGGAATGGTAAGGACTTCCTTTTTCTTCGGAATTCTAAATGCCGGAACCGCTCTATGGGGAACCTGGATGCTTCCCCTATCGGAAAGGGAAAAGAATCTGTTGCGAAGCAAATCCGTAATCGTCCTAACGTTCTTGTCCCTGGGATTAGCCTTTGCGGAATCCATTACCACTTATAGCGAGGAGAATCTTTACACCGATGAAATCGTTTACTCGAAACAGACTCGTTTTCAAAAGATCATAGTGACTCGATACAAAAGCGAACTTAGACTTTTTTTAAACGGGCATTTGCAATTTAGCTCGAGAGACGAATACAGATATCACGAAGTTTTAGTGCATCCGGCCATGTTGTCGCACCCCAACCCGAAGAGAATTCTCGTGCTAGGAGGAGGTGACGGTCTCGCAGTACGCGAAATTCTAAAGTATCCTAACGTGCAAAATGTGACGTTGGTCGATCTGGATCCGGAAATGACCAAGCTTTTCGCACAACAATCATTATTAACCCAAATCAACCGTTCCAGCCTTACCGATCCGAGAGTGAAAATACAAAATGCGGATGCTTTCCTTTGGCTGGAGGAATCGGGCGAAACTTTCGACGTGGTTTTAATCGACTTTCCGGATCCTAGCAATTTTTCCATCGGAAAATTATATACCACCGCATTTTATAAAAGTTTAAAACGAAGATTGAATCCGCTGTCGATCGTCGAAATTCAGTCCACTTCTCCGTTATTTGCAAGAATGTCGTTTTGGTGCATTGAAGCGACCCTGCGAGAGTCCGGGTTCAAAACAAGGCCCTTACACGTCTACGTTCCCTCCTTCGGCGAATGGGGATTCGTCTTAGCGGGGACACGGCAATTACCGGATTATAAACGGGATCTTCCGAAAGAATTACGTTTCTTAAATATTACGGAATTGGAAACTCTTTCGGACTTTCCGGAGGACATGTCCCGCCTTCCGGTGGAAACTAACCGACTGGACAATCAATCCTTGGTTCGATATTACGACCAGGAATGGAATCGATTGTTGGATTGA
- a CDS encoding DUF4178 domain-containing protein → MPELTCPNCGAPVPFVNKASVYAICSSCRTLSLKNDVKLEKIGTSGELADDNTLIQIGTEGTFQNKNFRVLGRIQLKFDLGFWNEWYVAEDGGNTAWIGEAQGTYFYTKLDSKIQPDRFPQIPAPEKEDPILVYEAGGKKDRLTPGDTFNLDGTWTLKEIMTAECVGGEGELPIGFETGYTAVLLDLANEEGRFATIDYSENPPLFFLGDSATLEELHLRNLKENAIAYGAGQIQARSIQCVGCGASLSQLRPDFSKSIACEYCGTVMDTERDDLKVIAKFENVSKEGIFLPLGTPIKLPNHPESKVLGILRKSTEEDGETFEWTDYLLHYPGGYAWLNENNLNWTYFEPLLGIPKWAPGLKRIFGKEKYSWYGRSDSNTDLALGEFYWRVQAGEKAEIEDFTSPPYMLSSERTDREIFWSKGTFVPFDEMKAAVPLEVASKLQRPEDIGACQPNPFKIRLKRNLLVAAVLTTAFFLLQVYGCLKSKNLTVFEGTFHYTQTSVPGTDIGSPNYKDNSFVTDVFEIPGNPSDNVEIQLEAPDLDNKYMYFSLALIDADTDTAYDTSVETSYYHGVDDGESWSEGSKSDSKSLAEIPPGHYYLRLETQSDFRYGAGANYKVKVIRDVMSPAPFFIFGILLWIPLIYTFFRSYSFESRRG, encoded by the coding sequence GTGCCGGAACTAACTTGTCCCAATTGCGGAGCCCCCGTACCATTCGTTAATAAAGCGTCCGTATACGCAATTTGCTCGAGTTGCAGGACTCTCTCGCTAAAAAACGACGTAAAACTCGAAAAAATCGGAACGTCCGGAGAGTTAGCGGATGATAATACTCTTATCCAAATCGGAACCGAAGGAACGTTTCAAAATAAGAACTTTCGGGTCCTAGGCAGAATTCAGCTAAAATTCGATCTCGGATTCTGGAATGAATGGTACGTTGCAGAAGACGGTGGAAATACCGCTTGGATCGGGGAAGCACAAGGAACATATTTTTATACGAAATTGGATTCTAAAATCCAACCGGATCGTTTTCCTCAGATACCGGCTCCCGAAAAAGAAGATCCCATCCTAGTATACGAGGCAGGAGGAAAAAAAGACCGATTAACTCCGGGTGATACGTTCAATCTCGACGGAACCTGGACTCTAAAAGAAATCATGACTGCCGAATGTGTAGGAGGAGAAGGGGAACTCCCTATCGGATTCGAAACAGGATATACGGCGGTCTTGTTGGATCTAGCGAATGAAGAAGGTCGCTTCGCAACGATCGACTATTCCGAAAATCCGCCCCTCTTTTTCCTTGGGGATTCCGCTACGCTGGAAGAGCTTCATCTCAGAAATCTAAAAGAGAATGCGATCGCGTACGGCGCGGGACAAATCCAAGCTCGTTCCATACAATGCGTCGGATGCGGGGCTTCCCTCAGTCAACTCAGACCCGATTTTTCCAAATCGATTGCATGCGAATATTGCGGAACCGTAATGGACACCGAGCGGGACGATTTGAAAGTCATCGCAAAATTCGAGAACGTTTCTAAAGAAGGAATTTTCTTACCTCTAGGAACTCCTATCAAGTTACCGAATCACCCGGAATCGAAGGTACTGGGAATTCTTCGAAAATCCACCGAAGAAGATGGGGAGACATTCGAATGGACCGATTACCTGCTCCATTACCCCGGCGGGTATGCTTGGTTAAACGAAAACAACCTAAACTGGACCTATTTTGAACCTTTACTTGGAATTCCTAAATGGGCTCCGGGATTAAAAAGAATTTTCGGCAAGGAAAAATATAGTTGGTACGGAAGATCCGATTCTAATACCGATCTTGCACTCGGTGAATTCTACTGGAGAGTCCAAGCGGGAGAAAAAGCGGAAATAGAGGATTTTACCTCTCCTCCGTACATGCTTTCTTCCGAAAGAACGGATCGCGAAATTTTTTGGTCAAAAGGGACTTTTGTTCCGTTCGATGAAATGAAAGCCGCTGTGCCTCTCGAGGTCGCGTCTAAATTGCAGCGCCCTGAGGATATCGGTGCTTGCCAACCGAATCCGTTTAAGATCCGGTTGAAACGGAATTTGCTCGTAGCAGCCGTGCTAACGACCGCCTTCTTCTTACTTCAAGTATATGGTTGTTTAAAATCAAAGAACCTGACCGTGTTCGAAGGTACCTTCCATTATACCCAAACGTCCGTACCCGGAACCGATATCGGATCTCCGAACTATAAGGATAACTCCTTCGTCACGGATGTTTTTGAAATTCCCGGAAACCCTTCTGATAACGTCGAAATCCAACTGGAAGCGCCGGATCTAGATAATAAATATATGTATTTCTCGCTGGCGTTAATCGATGCCGATACCGATACCGCTTATGATACTTCCGTCGAAACCAGCTACTATCACGGAGTAGACGACGGAGAATCCTGGTCGGAAGGTTCCAAGTCGGATTCGAAGTCTCTGGCGGAAATTCCACCCGGACATTACTACTTACGCTTAGAAACTCAATCGGACTTTCGTTACGGGGCGGGAGCCAACTATAAAGTGAAAGTGATTCGAGACGTGATGAGTCCGGCACCTTTCTTCATCTTCGGAATTCTACTTTGGATTCCCTTAATATATACCTTCTTTCGAAGTTACTCCTTCGAAAGCCGAAGAGGTTAA
- a CDS encoding adhesin OmpL37 family surface protein, translated as MLGFPANKFRLGLILFGLPILLGIPMDGIEADIDSNRATALLRVEHGLKENEFHLRAINSTVSNFGSADDKALYRRCIQHHIETLTLYLQFDLPHSYDEMRQTQRLLVVLYSGAVEKYRFQVRRELDHLAKYALRTKDAEATHQLEIGYRELGAAGIKKTIADNTRPYLPGIKTQYLYESLKLLKQSRKYMVLLSLKFLSDFQPDLQSHEFEEVYNEINRAMFSKADQYSRIHFDNNFMIFDSENLYEATWETPALQELEKSLGEIDPGLNRQRRQAKRSLTP; from the coding sequence ATGCTAGGCTTCCCCGCAAACAAGTTTCGACTTGGCTTAATTTTATTCGGATTACCGATTTTGCTCGGCATTCCGATGGACGGGATCGAAGCCGATATAGACAGCAATCGGGCAACCGCATTACTTCGAGTCGAACACGGATTGAAGGAAAACGAATTCCATCTCAGGGCGATCAATAGTACGGTCTCGAACTTCGGAAGCGCGGACGATAAGGCATTGTACCGTCGTTGCATCCAGCATCATATCGAAACCCTTACCCTTTATCTTCAATTCGATCTTCCCCATTCCTACGACGAAATGAGACAAACGCAGCGACTTTTAGTCGTTCTATATTCCGGCGCAGTGGAGAAGTATCGATTTCAGGTACGACGAGAGTTGGACCATTTGGCGAAATACGCCCTTCGAACAAAGGATGCCGAGGCGACTCATCAGTTGGAAATCGGGTACAGGGAATTAGGAGCGGCGGGGATTAAGAAGACGATCGCCGATAATACTAGACCTTATCTGCCCGGTATCAAAACCCAATATCTTTACGAATCCTTAAAGTTATTGAAGCAATCCCGTAAGTATATGGTGTTGCTTTCCCTCAAGTTTTTGTCCGATTTCCAGCCCGATTTGCAATCCCACGAATTCGAAGAAGTTTATAATGAGATCAATCGAGCGATGTTCTCGAAAGCGGATCAATATTCCCGAATTCACTTCGATAATAATTTCATGATTTTCGACTCCGAAAATCTCTACGAAGCCACCTGGGAGACTCCGGCCTTGCAAGAACTCGAAAAATCATTGGGTGAAATCGATCCGGGCTTAAATCGCCAACGTCGTCAGGCAAAACGAAGCCTAACTCCCTAA
- a CDS encoding heavy metal translocating P-type ATPase, with amino-acid sequence MTANKTQGMEEVTLDLFGMTCANCALRIEKGLSKIPGVSEARVNFARETAFVRHNPETTTLELLAKVESLGYKASEHTDKNSAEVTKTHQHEINSLKIRFLLSTFFSLPLLYSMVSHFEFLSFLPLPGLLMNPWVQFVFAAPVQFWIGFPFYRGAFRALRNGAANMDVLVALGTTAAFGYSLTISFVTGIANGNPFFLITDDHSAHSMVPPLYYETSAVLLTFLLGGKWMEAVAKGRSSQAIQSLLALKPEIARIRKGEEWIEVPSEYLNPGDEIHIRPGERMPTDGIVLSGSSAVDESMLTGESLPVEKYPGSQVMGGTINGNGALIVRADKVGSDTLLSSIIRTVEDAQASRAPIQRVADKISSVFVPSVVLIAILDFILWYFLLEPGILGSALEKSIAVLVIACPCALGLATPVSLLVGTGKAASQGILFRNAEALETAATLEVLAFDKTGTLTEGRPAVDGILTTGIGESEILRKIASAESASEHPLAKAIVEYGKEKGLHIELPTDLRAEPGGGLRARIKEESVMVGKAEFLSSNIEDLPLKLVTQSKAWEAEGKTVVWGKVEGVNPSWIILSLQDKLKDTTKEAVDELNHLGLELVLLTGDHKLTAESIASKLGITEVRASLHPKEKSDVIGSIQSTGKKVGMAGDGINDAPALAKAEVGFAMGNGTDIAMETAGVVLVKGDLRRLADAIRISRATVRNIRENLFWALAYNAFGIPIAAAGYLAPWIAGAAMAFSSVSVVGNALRLKRK; translated from the coding sequence ATGACAGCAAATAAAACTCAAGGTATGGAAGAAGTCACGCTCGATTTATTCGGCATGACATGCGCGAACTGCGCTTTGCGAATCGAGAAAGGCCTGTCCAAAATACCGGGCGTATCGGAAGCGAGAGTCAATTTTGCGAGAGAGACCGCTTTCGTGCGTCATAACCCCGAAACTACGACTTTAGAACTGCTCGCAAAAGTCGAGTCACTCGGATATAAAGCCTCCGAGCATACCGACAAGAATTCCGCCGAAGTAACCAAAACCCATCAACACGAGATCAATTCCTTAAAAATTAGATTTTTATTATCTACTTTTTTCTCGCTTCCCTTACTTTATTCGATGGTCTCTCATTTCGAGTTTCTCTCATTCCTTCCTCTGCCCGGATTACTTATGAATCCCTGGGTTCAATTCGTTTTTGCCGCTCCGGTCCAATTTTGGATCGGATTTCCTTTTTATCGAGGCGCCTTCCGAGCCTTAAGAAACGGCGCCGCGAATATGGATGTGCTAGTGGCTCTCGGAACGACTGCGGCTTTCGGGTATAGTTTAACGATCAGTTTTGTTACCGGAATTGCGAACGGAAATCCGTTTTTTCTTATAACGGATGATCACTCGGCTCATTCGATGGTTCCGCCTTTGTATTACGAAACGTCCGCGGTATTGCTCACGTTTTTACTAGGGGGAAAATGGATGGAGGCAGTTGCCAAAGGTAGAAGTTCGCAAGCGATACAATCCTTACTGGCATTAAAGCCTGAAATCGCGAGAATACGGAAAGGGGAAGAATGGATCGAAGTTCCTTCCGAGTATCTGAATCCGGGTGACGAGATTCATATACGCCCCGGAGAAAGAATGCCCACCGATGGAATCGTGCTTTCCGGATCCAGCGCCGTCGATGAATCGATGTTAACGGGAGAAAGTCTCCCTGTCGAAAAATACCCGGGATCTCAGGTCATGGGCGGGACGATCAATGGCAACGGTGCGTTGATCGTCCGAGCGGATAAAGTGGGGTCGGATACGCTTCTTTCTTCCATTATTCGGACCGTCGAAGACGCGCAAGCGTCAAGAGCACCGATTCAAAGAGTCGCGGACAAAATCTCTTCGGTTTTCGTTCCATCGGTGGTTCTCATCGCGATCTTGGATTTTATTCTCTGGTATTTTTTGTTGGAACCCGGAATCTTGGGAAGTGCATTAGAGAAATCGATTGCAGTTCTCGTAATTGCTTGTCCTTGTGCTTTGGGTCTTGCGACTCCCGTTTCCCTTCTCGTTGGTACCGGAAAAGCCGCCAGCCAGGGAATCTTATTTAGAAATGCCGAAGCCCTCGAAACTGCAGCGACCTTGGAAGTACTCGCATTCGACAAAACCGGTACGTTAACCGAAGGGAGACCTGCAGTTGACGGAATTCTCACGACCGGAATCGGGGAATCGGAGATTTTGCGGAAAATCGCTTCGGCCGAATCCGCTTCGGAACATCCATTGGCCAAGGCAATCGTAGAATATGGAAAAGAAAAAGGGCTGCACATAGAACTTCCGACCGACCTTCGAGCAGAGCCGGGAGGAGGGCTGCGGGCTCGTATCAAGGAAGAATCCGTAATGGTAGGTAAGGCGGAATTCCTTTCTTCCAATATCGAGGACCTCCCTCTTAAATTGGTCACCCAAAGCAAAGCCTGGGAAGCCGAAGGAAAAACGGTGGTTTGGGGAAAAGTGGAGGGAGTTAATCCTTCCTGGATAATCCTTTCCCTTCAAGATAAATTGAAAGACACCACGAAAGAAGCCGTCGATGAACTCAATCACCTGGGTTTGGAATTAGTGCTCTTAACGGGAGATCATAAACTTACAGCGGAAAGTATCGCGTCCAAACTCGGTATTACCGAAGTCCGTGCATCTTTACATCCAAAAGAAAAATCTGATGTTATAGGAAGTATTCAATCGACCGGGAAAAAAGTCGGAATGGCAGGAGACGGAATCAACGACGCACCAGCCCTGGCAAAGGCGGAAGTCGGTTTCGCAATGGGAAACGGAACCGATATCGCTATGGAAACCGCCGGAGTGGTGCTCGTAAAAGGCGATCTGAGAAGATTGGCGGATGCGATACGGATCAGCAGAGCGACGGTGCGCAATATCAGGGAGAATTTATTTTGGGCCTTGGCATACAATGCATTCGGTATTCCGATCGCTGCAGCCGGCTACCTAGCGCCTTGGATCGCCGGCGCCGCGATGGCGTTTAGTTCCGTTTCGGTCGTGGGCAACGCCTTACGTTTAAAAAGAAAATAA
- a CDS encoding heavy-metal-associated domain-containing protein → MRELKIDGMTCDHCMSTIKKAIQKMDPKAKIEIDLKTGIAKIESASTEADLSNAIREEGYTLLSIKNI, encoded by the coding sequence ATGAGAGAACTAAAGATAGACGGAATGACCTGCGATCATTGCATGTCCACGATAAAAAAAGCGATTCAGAAAATGGATCCGAAAGCGAAGATCGAAATCGACCTAAAAACGGGCATCGCTAAAATAGAAAGTGCTTCCACCGAAGCCGACCTTTCGAATGCGATTCGGGAAGAAGGGTATACTCTTTTGTCCATTAAGAATATTTAA
- the cueR gene encoding Cu(I)-responsive transcriptional regulator, with protein MNIGELSKLTAISAKLIRHYESTGLIPKAYRTESGYRIYGENDVHTLRFIKRARGLGFSLKEIKQLLGLWRNKSRASAQVKALAVSHVKEMEEKIAELEGMCATLRHLSKHCHGDSRPDCPILEELGG; from the coding sequence ATGAACATCGGCGAGCTGTCTAAACTTACCGCGATCAGCGCAAAATTAATCAGACATTACGAATCTACCGGACTCATTCCAAAAGCCTATCGAACCGAATCGGGGTATAGAATCTACGGAGAAAACGACGTTCACACCTTGAGATTCATCAAGCGTGCCCGGGGGTTAGGTTTTTCTTTGAAGGAGATTAAACAGCTTTTAGGGTTATGGAGAAATAAATCCAGAGCCAGCGCTCAGGTGAAAGCGCTAGCAGTGTCCCATGTAAAGGAAATGGAGGAAAAAATCGCAGAATTAGAAGGGATGTGCGCTACTTTACGTCACCTATCCAAACATTGTCATGGGGATAGTCGACCGGATTGCCCGATCCTAGAGGAACTAGGCGGTTGA
- a CDS encoding PilZ domain-containing protein: protein MAGTHSLFDDKYEYRDPSQQKRKNARVKITIDADFSVKGKSQRFPAHLVDIGTGGAGLETRTSVFEGDRIFLFAPINGKNMELESEVIRVSGKKANVIFVNLLDEDRDLIQDLIHKKFFDKDKKPLA from the coding sequence ATGGCGGGCACGCATTCTCTTTTCGACGATAAATACGAGTATCGGGACCCCTCTCAACAAAAGAGGAAGAACGCTCGCGTCAAAATCACGATCGATGCCGACTTTTCGGTCAAAGGGAAGTCTCAGCGATTTCCGGCCCACCTAGTGGATATCGGAACGGGAGGAGCCGGTTTAGAAACGAGAACTTCCGTTTTCGAAGGAGATCGAATCTTTCTCTTTGCTCCCATCAACGGTAAGAACATGGAACTGGAATCAGAAGTGATCCGAGTCTCCGGAAAAAAAGCCAATGTTATCTTCGTAAATCTTTTGGATGAGGATCGGGATCTGATTCAAGATTTGATTCATAAAAAGTTTTTCGATAAGGACAAGAAACCCTTAGCCTAA
- a CDS encoding NRDE family protein, whose product MCTALIYRDPTRKLYGLGFNRDESVKRKPSLSPVLLESPSAKAIAPIDGDAGGTWIGISQDGEIICLLNYYEAALKLLRNPTSRGLLVRSILLKERIPESYSVSELEQYYPFKLFRIRRDETDIFIWDGQTYENEKDKGIYTVFGSSFTQGPKAQVVRRDIFEKHFLPSALPDGMDFVSLAKNFLSSHLPEKGALSPCMHRRDATTVSRTIFVVENEQVNSFYKPIQPCEEGPEEEFNFTLTEFRTSL is encoded by the coding sequence ATGTGCACAGCCTTAATCTATCGGGACCCGACTCGCAAGCTTTACGGGCTTGGATTCAACCGGGACGAATCCGTAAAACGGAAGCCTTCCCTGTCTCCGGTTTTATTGGAATCTCCTTCGGCAAAGGCAATTGCACCCATAGACGGAGATGCGGGCGGGACTTGGATCGGAATTTCCCAAGACGGAGAGATCATCTGTCTTTTGAATTACTACGAAGCCGCCTTAAAACTTCTGCGCAATCCCACTAGCAGGGGTCTTTTAGTGCGTTCTATTCTTTTGAAAGAACGCATTCCGGAGTCCTATTCCGTTTCGGAACTCGAACAGTACTATCCTTTTAAATTATTCCGGATTCGAAGAGACGAAACCGATATTTTTATTTGGGACGGCCAAACGTATGAAAACGAAAAAGATAAGGGCATCTATACGGTGTTCGGCAGCTCTTTCACGCAAGGCCCGAAAGCTCAGGTAGTAAGACGGGACATCTTCGAAAAACATTTTTTACCGTCGGCATTGCCCGACGGGATGGACTTCGTTTCTTTGGCAAAAAATTTCCTCTCCTCGCACCTACCGGAAAAAGGAGCGCTTTCTCCATGCATGCATAGAAGGGATGCGACGACGGTATCTAGAACTATTTTTGTTGTCGAAAACGAACAAGTTAACTCGTTTTATAAGCCGATCCAACCTTGCGAAGAAGGCCCTGAAGAGGAATTCAATTTCACTTTGACTGAATTCCGAACCTCTCTATGA